In Triticum urartu cultivar G1812 chromosome 6, Tu2.1, whole genome shotgun sequence, the following proteins share a genomic window:
- the LOC125512540 gene encoding pentatricopeptide repeat-containing protein At4g01990, mitochondrial-like: MLRTAIAAEARRRISLAPARFAHELAQAQAQAQTAVPERGGFDPSWAPLYRRISRLYGRPPGMVAAEMDNYLRKRRPLSADQIVAYVRKLRKFKSNACALELMDWMESRGAKLIPGHQALRLGLVSKVHGIQAAEEYFWSLPDKSKKTYSSLLNCYGEHRMASKGLELYEKMKVMDIVPNTLLYNNLMTLYQKAGQPEKIPSTFEEMRESGISANNFTYCILIESYVTMNDLEAAEKVLEELQKVAPVHWSLYTMMANNYLKQELFGKAEVALKKAEEVMDKAELLSWHFLISLYARSVNSTELKRIWESLKSTFKKCSNKNYLVMLEALSMIDDLESLQQIFQEWESSNEHYDMRITNVMIKAYLDKGMIDEAEAIRQSTMSQGHCNGRTVYMFAEFYLDKSDVTAALEILRDAKKMLTAHKWVPSEKLTSRFLKHYEESKDVDGVESFCECLKKLECLDAEAYEGMVRTYIAAGRTNPSIAQRIEDDGIHVGPETTKLLERVSGN; encoded by the exons ATGTTGCGCACGGCGATCGCCGCGGAGGCCCGGCGGCGCATCTCCCTTGCCCCGGCAAGATTCGCGCACGAGCTCGCGCAGGCGCAGGCGCAGGCCCAGACGGCCGTCCCTGAGCGGGGCGGCTTTGATCCATCGTGGGCCCCGCTCTACAGGAGAATCTCGAGGCTGTACGGCAGGCCGCCGGGAATGGTGGCGGCGGAGATGGACAACTATCTCCGCAAGCGGCGCCCGCTCTCCGCGGACCAGATCGTCGCCTACGTTCGGAAGCTCCGCAAGTTCAAGAGCAACGCTTGCGCGCTCGAG TTGATGGACTGGATGGAATCTCGTGGAGCAAAGTTGATACCTGGGCATCAAGCGCTGCGGCTTGGCCTGGTTTCAAAAGTGCATGGGATACAGGCAGCTGAAGAATATTTCTGGAGCCTTCCTGATAAGTCAAAGAAAACTTATTCATCTTTGCTTAACTGCTATGGTGAACACAGAATGGCAAGCAAAGGTCTGGAACTCTATGAGAAGATGAAAGTCATGGACATTGTTCCAAATACACTGTTGTACAACAACTTGATGACTTTGTACCAAAAGGCGGGCCAGCCAGAGAAAATCCCCTCCACATTTGAAGAAATGCGAGAAAGTGGTATAAGTGCTAACAATTTTACATACTGCATATTGATAGAAAGCTATGTTACAATGAATGACCTGGAGGCTGCAGAGAAAGTCCTGGAAGAATTGCAGAAGGTGGCTCCAGTTCACTGGTCCTTGTACACTATGATGGCAAACAATTACCTCAAACAAGAGCTGTTTGGAAAGGCAGAAGTGGCCCTAAAGAAAGCTGAGGAAGTCATGGATAAAGCTGAGTTGTTGTCCTGGCATTTCCTCATCTCTTTGTATGCCCGTTCTGTTAATTCAACCGAGCTTAAGAGGATCTGGGAGTCTTTGAAGTCCACATTCAAGAAATGCTCgaacaaaaactatcttgtgatGCTTGAAGCTCTGAGTATGATTGATGACCTTGAGTCTTTGCAGCAAATCTTTCAGGAGTGGGAATCGAGTAATGAACATTACGACATGAGGATAACAAATGTCATGATCAAAGCTTACCTTGATAAGGGCATGATAGACGAAGCTGAGGCTATCCGTCAGAGCACCATGTCTCAGGGCCATTGCAACGGGAGGACGGTTTACATGTTTGCCGAGTTCTATTTGGACAAATCTGATGTTACCGCGGCACTGGAGATCTTGAGAGATGCAAAGAAGATGCTTACGGCACACAAATGGGTGCCATCGGAAAAGCTTACGAGCAGATTTCTGAAGCACTATGAAGAGTCAAAGGATGTTGATGGTGTGGAGTCTTTCTGCGAGTGCCTGAAGAAGCTCGAATGCCTTGATGCGGAAGCTTATGAGGGCATGGTGCGGACCTATATAGCTGCAGGTAGAACCAACCCATCCATTGCTCAGCGCATCGAAGATGATGGGATTCACGTTGGCCCTGAGACGACGAAATTGCTGGAGCGTGTTTCCGGCAATTGA